The Dyadobacter sp. 676 DNA window AAAACAATGGTAGACGCCATTGAGAAAGCGGGTGTTAAGAACACTGTCTGGTACAACTACCGCCGCGTGCCTGCCGTGACTTTGGCGAAACAAATCGTTGATTCAGGTAAACTGGGGCGCATTTTCCATTATCGCGCCAACTTCTTGCAAGACTGGACGATCAGCCCGGATGTACCGCAGGGCGGAGCCGCTACGTGGCGACTGGATGTGGATGCGGCGGGTTCCGGCGTAACCGGTGACTTGCTGGCACACTGTATCGACACGGCAATGTGGATCAATGGTGGTATCAAAGATGTGTCGGCTGTGGCTGAGACGTTTATTAAAGAGCGCAAGCATACCGGTACCGGTCAGGTTCAGAAAGTAGGCATCGATGACGCCTGTATTTTTCACTGCCATTTCGACAATGGCTCGCTGGGCCTGTTCGAATCGACCCGTTATGCACGTGGCCATAAGGCGCTTTATACATTCGAAATCAACGGTGAACATGCATCTATCCGCTGGGATCTGCATGATATGAACCGCCTGGAATACTTCGATCACGACGACCAGTCGATCGTTCGCGGATGGCGCTCGATCCTCGTTACCGACGGCGACCAGCCTTATATGAAGCGCTGGTGGATTCCGGGAACTAGCATTGGTTACGAGCATTCATTTGTACACCAGGCCGCCGATTTCTTCGAAAGCCTGCAAACCGGCAAACCCTGCTCGCCAACTTTCCGCGACGCCTACGAAACACAAAAAGTGTGTGAAGCGGTATTGGAATCGGCGGCTTCCAAAAGCTGGAAGGAAACCGGCGTACATTGGGAAGGATAATCCTGTGACGCATTCCATATCTGAGGCTTTAACCGGGTTCCGCAGCACGGGACGAGGTTGAAGCCTCAGTTTCGATACCGCTATGTCTGATTATTTGCTGAGGGTTAGGGAAATTTCCAAGTCGTTTGCCGGCGCCAAAGCGCTGGATAATATCCGTTTTGACTTGAAAAAAGGCGAAGTACATGCCTTAATGGGCGAAAACGGAGCGGGAAAATCGACCTTTATGAAAATACTGGTCGGTCTGGTCGCACCTGATTCCGGTGAAATTTTGCTTGAAGGTGAAAACCTGGTAGGCAACAATGTAAACGAGACTTTGAAAAAAGGCATTTCCATGATCCACCAGGAAATCCTGGTTGTACCGGAGTTGACCGTCGCCCAAAACATTTTTCTGGGAAGAGAACGGGAGCTTTCGGGCAAAAGTGGCGTGCTTTCGGGTTGGTTGAATGATTCGGAGACCAACCGGCGGGCGGCGGCGTTGCTTGGCCGAATGGGGGTTGATATAGCCCCAAAGGCGAAGATGAAGCACCTCAGCGTAGCGCAAATGCAAATGGTCGAGATCGCGAAGGCTATTTCGAACAATGCGAAGGTGATCATCATGGACGAGCCGACTTCGGCGATTTCGGACAAGGAGGTGGCCACATTGTTCCAGATCATCGGCGACCTGAAAGCACAGGGCGTCGGTATTATCTATATTTCCCATAAAATGGACGAGATATTCCGGATTTCGGATACCGTGACTGTGCTGCGCGACGGGAAATATATCAACACCAAAAGTGCCGCCGAGCTAGATCAGAATGCATTGATCGCGATGATGGTCGGACGGGAGATCGATCAGATGTTTCCCGAAGCTACACAGCCAGCAGGCGGAGAAGTGCTTTCGGTCCGCAATTTGAGTCGTGCCGGCAAGTTTGCGAATATCAGTTTTAGGGTTAAAGCAGGGGAAATCCTGGGGTTGGCCGGTTTAATGGGAGCAGGCCGGACTGAAATAGCAAGGGCTATTTTCGGTTTGGACCAATGGGACGAGGGAGAGATCACGATCAAAGGAATGTCGCTGAGAGCTCGGACGCCGCGCGAAGCGATCGACAAAGGCATCGGCTATGTGGGTGAAGATCGGAAAGGCTTAGGGTTCATTCCGAGCATGTCCGTCAAAGACAATATCACGCTTTCCAGCATTAATAACCACCGCAAAGGCGGTTTTATAGATACACACAGCGAGCAATCGGTCACCGGAAAAATGATTGCCGATCTGAAAATCAAAACGGCCGGTACCGGGCAGCAGGTTGCACATTTGAGCGGCGGGAACCAGCAGAAAGTAGTCATAGGCAGAGTGTTACTCGCTTCGCCAGATCTCATTATCCTCGATGAACCCACCCGTGGTGTGGATGTCGGGGCGAAATTTGAAATTTATAAATTGATCCGCAGCCTCGCCGACCGGGGCATGGCGATCATCATGATATCGTCGGAACTACCGGAAATCCTGGGCCTGAGCGACCGGATCCTGGTTTTATCCAAAGGAAAACAAACCGCGCTGCTATCGAAAGCGGAAGCGACGCAGGAGTTGATTATGAAATATGCGGTAGCGTAGCGGATGTTACTATAAGCAATAAGCTATAAGCAATAAGCTTTAAGCTTACAGCCCCATTAACAAACTTAAACAGTCCGACAGCCGAAGTACCCTATGAACCGATTCTCCAAACTGGGCCAATACGGCATTTTTCTCGCATTTGCACTAATATGCCTCGTGCTGGCATTGAGTACGCCGAAATTTTTCACGGTTTCCAACTTGCTGATCATCGGTAACCAGGTATCCATCAATGCCTTGCTGGCATTCGGGGTAACATTCGTGATCATAACCGGGGGGGATCGATTTGTCGCTGGGTTCAATGGTAGCGGTTACCGGCGTTGTGGCGGCCTCATTTGCGCATCCTGATACCTACCCGCTGATTGTGCCCTTGTTGACCGGCCTGGCGGCGGGTTCGGCGATGGGTGCATTTAACGGGCTGGTTATTACAAAAAGTAAGGTACCGCCATTCATTGTGACGTTGGGAACCATGACGATCGGTCGGGGGCTCGCGTTGATTTTGAGTAAGGGAAGGCCTATTTCTAACTTGTCCGATGAATTCAACTTTATCGGTGGCGGGAATATCGCCGGCATTCCGTTCCCGATTATTGTGCTCGTGATCGCCTTCGCGGCATGTTCCGTTATTTTGAACAGGACTATTCTCGGGCGCTACATGTATGCGGTGGGAGGTAACGAGCCGGCGGCGCGTGCATCCGGGATACGGGTGAGTCGCGTGAAAATGTGGGTATATACCATTTGTGGTCTGCTTTCTGCAATGGGAGGCATATTGCTCACTTCCCGCATTACAACCGGCCAGCCAAATGCCGGGGCGGGTTTCGAGCTCGACGCCATCGCGGCCGCCATTATCGGTGGTAGCAGCACATCGGGCGGTACCGGGACTATGACCGGCACGTTGATCGGCGCACTGTTGATCGGCGTGATCGGCAACAGCCTGGATTTACTGAATGTGAGCTCCTACTACCAGCAGGTTGTGATGGGCATGATCATCATTGGAGCGGTGGTACTGGATGGGGTTGGGAAGAGGGATTGATTGAAGGAGAGGACGGAGGAAAGTAGGGAAATTTGAATTGATTTTGAAATACTAAAACATAGATGCGAAGCCGGAAGGTCGGCGCTTGGATAACTTATGAAACGCAATGCAATTTTTGCGGCACTGATCGCCGTTACGATATTGACGGGGTGTAGTCCATCTTCCGATAAAGGGTCCGGTGAAGACAAACTGGTAATCGGCGCCACGATGTTGAGTATGCAGAACGAGTTCATCGTCAATGTGAGCGACGCTATGGAAGCGAAGGCTAAGGAAATGGGGGTCGAGCTGGTTACCGTTGATGCGGAGCGTTCCGCTTTGAAGCAAGTGGAGCAGGTAGAAAGCTTCATTGGCCAGGGTGTAGACGCTATTATCATGAATCCCTGTGAGGTAGAGGCGAGTTCACCGGCGGTTAAACTCGCAATGGACGCAAAAATCCCGATTATTAACGTCAATTCGGAAACATCGGCCAAACCGACGGCATTCGTAGGCTCGGACGACACCGAATCGGCACGTATTGCCATGAAATACATTGCGGAGAAATTAGGCGGTAAAGGGAATGTGTTGATGATGCATGGTTTTATGGGCCAGGCAGCGCAAATCAAGCGCGACAATGGTGCAAAGGAAATCCTGAAAGCCAATCCCGGTCTGAAACTGCTGGCGGAGCAATCTGGGGAATGGGACCGCGCAAAAGGCATGTCGCTGGCTGAGAACTGGATACAGTCCTATGGCGATAAGATCGACGCTATTTTTGCTCAAAACGACGAAATGGGCATGGGGGCCGTAAAAGCGCTGGAAGCCGCCGGCTTGAAGAACAAAGTACTGGTCGTCAGCGTCGACGCCATTCCCGATGCGTTGCAGGCAGTGAAAAAAGGGACGTTGGATGCCACCGTTTTTCAGAATGCGAAGGAACAGGGCGAAAAAGCGATAGAAACAGCCGTAAAAGCGGCTAAGAAAGAGCAGTTTGAAAAAGAGGTGCTTATTCCTTTTCAACTGGTGACGAAGGAGAATGTCGGGACGTTTTTGAAGTGAATAATTTTCATGGAGTTGAGATCAATCAGTTTTGACGATAATGGCTATCTCGTCCCCGACGAACTGATAGATATTCCATGGAGCTATTTTGAACAGATTTTTATATTCAACCATCAACGGGCTGAATTAGCGATACAATTGAAGGAATTTGTGTTCAGCGTAACTGGTTGGAACATAAATAGATTACAGATTTGGGTTGACGGTTCTTTCATAACACTCAAACCGCATCCAAACGATATCGATTTGGTTTGTTTTGTGGATAGTGTCTTTTATGAGTCCAATCAAGCGCGACTTTCCCAAGCTTGACATCTATTTTGTCAAAAACTATCAAACCGAGCATCCCAAGTACTTTTTGACTAACTTTGATAAACTTGATTGGCTACATTTTCTGACCAGGGATCGTCAAAACAGAAGAAAGGGATTGTTAATGTGCTATTATCATGAGACCGTTCGATCAACTTCAAACAGAAATACAGGATACGCTTGAGAATATCATTCGGGTGAATGCTTCTATCGCCAGGCATGAAACCCAGGAACAGCCTGACGAGCTAGCTATCGCGCAGTTCGAAGAGATTAAGCTGCAATTCACGGAGCATTTGGTAAAGCTATTAGCGCAGATGGATATTATATTAAGGGTCGCTGCGTAAGATATCGGGATATTACTTTATCGTTTTTTTTCCTGCTAAATAATCCCCCTTAAAAGTAAAACGCCACGCTCTCCGCACTTTTACCGCCATATGGCGTTTGCCAGTTTTCCTGAAACCAATCAAAATCACGAATGAACACTTTCAATATCAACCGCCGTAGTTTCCTTCACGGGGCCACGGCTGCATTGGCACTTTCAACTTTCGGAGCGCAGGGAATGGACCTGATCAACCCGGCCAAAACATGGCGCGTAGGGTTAATTGGCACGGGTTGGTATGGAAAAAGTGATCTTTTCAGGCTGATCCAGGTCGCGCCGGTAGAAGTGGTCGCGCTGTGCGATGTAGATAAAAACCAACTGAATGAAGCGGGCAAGCTGGTGAGCCAGCGGCAAAAGTCGGGTAAGACGCCGAAGTTGTACGGCGATTACCAGAAAATGCTGGCGGAAAATGAAATGGACATCGTCCTGATCGGCACGCCCGACCATTGGCATGCGCTGCAAATGATCGACGCGGTAAAGGCGGGTGCGCATGTGTACGTTCAAAAACCGATCAGTGTGGATGTAATGGAAGGAGAAGCAATGGTGGCGGCTGCCCGTAAGTACAAAAAGGTAGTGCAGGTAGGAACGCAGCGTAAAAGCACGCCGCATTTGATCGACGCCAAGAAAAATATAGTGGATGCGGGTCTCCTGGGCAAGATATCGCATGTTGAAATGTGCTGCTATTACCACATGCGGGCTAACGGAAACCCGCCCGTCGAGGCAGTGCCCGATTACCTCGACTATGAAAAATGGACAGGTCCGGCTCCGTTGCGGCCTTACGACGGCTCGCCCCATATCCGCTGGTGGCGCACGTTTATGGAATATGGCAACGGCATTACCGGCGATATGTGTGTACATATGTTCGATACGGTACGCTGGATGCTGAAACTGGGCTGGCCAAAAAAAATTACGTCGACGGGTGGTATCTATGTGCAGAAAGAAGGTAAGTCTAATATATCCGACACACAATCAGCGATTTTCGAATACGACGGGCTGAATTGCGTCTGGCAGCACCGCACCTGGGGAACGCCCAATAACCCGGATTATCCGTGGTCGTTTACTCTGTATGGCGAAAAAGGAACGCTCTGGGCGAGCACCATGGCGTACGATTTCATTCCGCAGGGCAAAGGCGAAAAAATCCACAAGGATGTCGTTTACGAAAAAGAGAAATATCCGGAAGACCTGAAAGAGGACCGGATAGAGCTGAACGCGGCACCCGCTACGCGCCTGCACATGCTCGATTTTCTGAATGCGATCGAGAACAACGGCAGGCCGGTCGCCGACATAGAGGAGGGCCATATTTCGACGGCAAGCTGCATTTTGGCAAATCTTTCGATGAAAACAGGTCGTTCGATTGTTTATGACCCAATAAAACGCGAAATTGTGGGGGACAGAGAGGCTAATGCCCTCCTGGCCCGTGCGTACCGGGCACCCTACAAACATCCTGACTATAAGCACGTCTAGGATAGGTATTTAAAGTTCGTGGTCCCTATATATTCCCAGTACATCGCGTCCGGCAAAATCCGGGC harbors:
- a CDS encoding sugar ABC transporter substrate-binding protein, which produces MKRNAIFAALIAVTILTGCSPSSDKGSGEDKLVIGATMLSMQNEFIVNVSDAMEAKAKEMGVELVTVDAERSALKQVEQVESFIGQGVDAIIMNPCEVEASSPAVKLAMDAKIPIINVNSETSAKPTAFVGSDDTESARIAMKYIAEKLGGKGNVLMMHGFMGQAAQIKRDNGAKEILKANPGLKLLAEQSGEWDRAKGMSLAENWIQSYGDKIDAIFAQNDEMGMGAVKALEAAGLKNKVLVVSVDAIPDALQAVKKGTLDATVFQNAKEQGEKAIETAVKAAKKEQFEKEVLIPFQLVTKENVGTFLK
- a CDS encoding Gfo/Idh/MocA family oxidoreductase: MSEKKQIRVALIGSGLMGRTHTNGYKRIGDFFPELEYRPVLAAVCSRNEEKVKAFAEQWGYESYETDWRKIIERDDIDAVDICTPNDTHAEIALAAAAKGKMVLCEKPLARTLAEAKTMVDAIEKAGVKNTVWYNYRRVPAVTLAKQIVDSGKLGRIFHYRANFLQDWTISPDVPQGGAATWRLDVDAAGSGVTGDLLAHCIDTAMWINGGIKDVSAVAETFIKERKHTGTGQVQKVGIDDACIFHCHFDNGSLGLFESTRYARGHKALYTFEINGEHASIRWDLHDMNRLEYFDHDDQSIVRGWRSILVTDGDQPYMKRWWIPGTSIGYEHSFVHQAADFFESLQTGKPCSPTFRDAYETQKVCEAVLESAASKSWKETGVHWEG
- a CDS encoding sugar ABC transporter ATP-binding protein, with amino-acid sequence MSDYLLRVREISKSFAGAKALDNIRFDLKKGEVHALMGENGAGKSTFMKILVGLVAPDSGEILLEGENLVGNNVNETLKKGISMIHQEILVVPELTVAQNIFLGRERELSGKSGVLSGWLNDSETNRRAAALLGRMGVDIAPKAKMKHLSVAQMQMVEIAKAISNNAKVIIMDEPTSAISDKEVATLFQIIGDLKAQGVGIIYISHKMDEIFRISDTVTVLRDGKYINTKSAAELDQNALIAMMVGREIDQMFPEATQPAGGEVLSVRNLSRAGKFANISFRVKAGEILGLAGLMGAGRTEIARAIFGLDQWDEGEITIKGMSLRARTPREAIDKGIGYVGEDRKGLGFIPSMSVKDNITLSSINNHRKGGFIDTHSEQSVTGKMIADLKIKTAGTGQQVAHLSGGNQQKVVIGRVLLASPDLIILDEPTRGVDVGAKFEIYKLIRSLADRGMAIIMISSELPEILGLSDRILVLSKGKQTALLSKAEATQELIMKYAVA
- a CDS encoding Gfo/Idh/MocA family oxidoreductase, which translates into the protein MNTFNINRRSFLHGATAALALSTFGAQGMDLINPAKTWRVGLIGTGWYGKSDLFRLIQVAPVEVVALCDVDKNQLNEAGKLVSQRQKSGKTPKLYGDYQKMLAENEMDIVLIGTPDHWHALQMIDAVKAGAHVYVQKPISVDVMEGEAMVAAARKYKKVVQVGTQRKSTPHLIDAKKNIVDAGLLGKISHVEMCCYYHMRANGNPPVEAVPDYLDYEKWTGPAPLRPYDGSPHIRWWRTFMEYGNGITGDMCVHMFDTVRWMLKLGWPKKITSTGGIYVQKEGKSNISDTQSAIFEYDGLNCVWQHRTWGTPNNPDYPWSFTLYGEKGTLWASTMAYDFIPQGKGEKIHKDVVYEKEKYPEDLKEDRIELNAAPATRLHMLDFLNAIENNGRPVADIEEGHISTASCILANLSMKTGRSIVYDPIKREIVGDREANALLARAYRAPYKHPDYKHV